CAGAACGACTAACGTATGCATTTTGGGTGCAGAAAGTAGCTCCAAGAGTCCTGACCTGTTTGCTGCATTGTGTAACCCGACTGGCCCTGCTGCTCCCTCTGCTGGCGGACCTTCATCTCTGCTTGCTTCAGCTGCTCCGTGTGAAAGGTCTGCCTCTCTGCCAGCAGTTGTTGCCGCTGCTGCTCCaactgcaacacacacacacaaccacaacaTTTTGATGCAAAAAGCTACATTTGTTCCAGCTGCTACGGAAAAAATGTGGCAAAACAGATACTAAAATATGCAGAACTGTGAGCTATCAGGCTAAATTATTTGGGCTACACGAGACGTTATTTCTACGCACAGCTTCTTTCTCTCGGTCCATGATGGTCTCCAGTTCTTCAAAGTGTCTCAGTTTGATCTCTAATTTCTTCATCTGGGTCTCCACCAGCAGAGCCACCAGGGATTTGATCTTCCTCTCTTCTACTGCTGCTAAAtgctacaagaaaaaaaaagcaagttgaaagaactgaaactatttgtgacatttgaaaacaaaagtcaaaataagaaagtgatttttcatcttttacagTCTGTCTCTTATTAGAAGCCTCATCAAAGTATATCATCTCGGTCTCAGATCCTACAAATACATTCTCCATGTGGTACGTTTCACATCAAATGAGTGAGCGTTACCTTTGCCTTTGAGGCTGCAGAGGCCAGAGCGGATGCCGCTGCCGAGGAAACGCTGGCCTCCACCAGGTCCATCTCCATCACTGTCTTCCCGTCGTCCCCTTCTCCATCTTGTCTGCTCTCGTCTTCATCTCCTACATCTCCTCCTAGAATAAAGAAATTGTATGTAGCCGGTCACATAAGCGGAGAATTTTTACAATATCCACTCACACACGCGTACCATCTCGTTCCTCTTCCAGCATATTTTCTGCTTGTTCTCTTTTAACTCGATCTCCCTCTATTTTTGCCACGTCTGGTTCAAGTTTGACTCCATCCACCCTCACGGGGACCTGGAACACACAGCCACTCAAGTTAAGCAATATAAATCCTTGACACTGGTCATAAAATCCTCCTTTAAGTTCTTATCTGTGTCCTACCTGAGGGGAGTCCAGTTTTTCTGCTTCCGTTGCATCTATAAGCCAATGAAAGAAATTATCACGGGTAGTGTTGAGAAACAGAACTTTAGGTCATTACGTGTTTCTGTATTTCAGTCTTGCCTGTTTTTTCTAACGGGTTGGATAATTCAGAGGGTTTATCCAATGATTCCTCCTGCGCTTTGGAGAACTcctctgaaaataataataaaaaaggtcacCACGGTATATTTATCGTATATCACGTCAgaggttgtttttaaacctAGACTTTTGGCCTCTCACCCAGCGCGGCCTTAGCTGCAGCCGACGCCACACGCGGATCCACCACAGACGCCAGGAAGGCCACAGTGCTCATCACGGGGTTTTCCGATTGGCTGAAAGGCACAGGCTGAAACGCCAGCGGGCCCAGGGAGGCTGACGAGTCCTCCAGGTAAGGGTCTTCTATCGGCAGACGCAGGAAGTGGAGGATGCACTCGTCTTGCGTTCTGGAGCCGACGTGCTCCGACACTTTGTTCCAGTCTTCTCTGTAGACCTCTAAGGCCTGAGGGGAGACAAGAGAGGAGAGCGGCGCTACAACCAAAGCTGAGAACAGGGTGAAAAGATCTCACAACTGTCTCTATTGAGaaaaaacagtgattttaaTGTTGGTTCtatgacaaaaagaagaaaaacatgtgATTATCCCACCTCTAATAGTAAAAGTGTCTCCTGCTCTGTCCATTCTCGGCCCGCGTTTGCTCCTTTAGTCTGTGAAAATGGCATCACAGTAGTTTTAGACTATGCCAAAAAAAGAGTAGTAAATGGTAAATACACAACATGAAAAAGTCTGTAAATTTAAGAAGTGTTTGGACAGTGGCACTTGAAGTTATATGCTCAATTTAtgcttaaaatctgtttatataACTTTAATATAAAGAGTCTTCTTTTTCAGGGGCTTGTGTCCAACTGTTGTTGAACAATCGGCTTAAATGTAGCTTATAATAGGCCTTccctatttttaaaactgacagtcTATACAAGGGTTGTGAAGATTAACCAATTTGTACCGATTCACAAACGTGCACATGAACAATGCAACTACAATATATGAAGaccttcaagaaatgcaaggcctttaatttaataaacaactGGATCAACCATTATTTGCTAACTGGGCAAAGCTGCATGGTTTTTGCAGTGTAATTGTGGGAGACCTTCGGGTGTTTCCTGGCGTAAACGTCGGTGCGCAGCCCAAAGTTCTGGCAGTCGGAAGGTTTCTCTCTGCTCTTCTCTGGGAAAAACAACATGTGCTGCGAGGCGGACACCTGCAAGAAGTTTAAGCACAAAGTTCACCGGATGAAACACACAatgtgttatatatatatagtttctAATCAGAGCTGATTTGGGGATTGAGCTGTGTGtgacagcagcaacacaaaccTGTAGGGGTTTATGCTGTAAGGGAGCCAGCCCAGATGGCGTGTCTACCAGCACGTTGAAATGAGGCGTGGGGGGAGGTCCCATAGGGAGGGGTCTACTCTCTGCATCTACTTGGTAGTTGATTAAACCCCACTGCTCCAAAAGTGCGTGAACCCTGGACACAGAAAggttttttctttacataagACACTGCAAAGAGAGCACGACAGACTCTCAAACACCAAAATCCACCTTATGAGAGCGCAGACGTCTCCGGTGAGGTTGCGCCTACAGGACGTTGAACTGAGATATTCCTGTGGGTTGAGCCGGTACGTGTCGATCATGAAGTTACGATATGCCAGGTAGCTgtaacaaaaagagaaaatcacaTTGAGGCATTGTTAATCCAAGTGGACGGAGATGTCTGAGCATCAGACGTACTCACATTTCAGGAGACTTTGACTTGTTCTTCCCGTTGAAGAATTCAGGCAAAGCACGTTTCTCTATGGAGTGAATGCTGGACGAAGAGTGAAGGAAgggtatttttatttagaattgaatgtataaacaaagaaaaagctaacagtcaatgtaaataaaaaaagtccaccTGTTGTAATTAAACCACGATGTGTAACTTGGTATTATAATGTGATGAGTTTGCTCTGTGATGCTGTCCTCGCCCTCTGACAGGCGTGAGCTCTCTCCTCGACCGTCCTCATCTTCCTGGAcgcacaaacaaaccaacattaaTGACACTTTTATATCATCCTACACAACACTGATGATGCTTCATTATGTAATCAGTTTGAAacgttaaaactgtaaaaagctGAATCGTTTACCCTTCCTGGAAAGTCATCTTCCTgatcatctgaaaacaaaccgAGATATGTTTACagccacacaaaaacaaataaacacctgAACATAATTTAGTGTTCAATCTTTGCAAAAGCAAATTTACCAAGGTCAGCCATGATCCCTCCTTTAACTGGAGTATTCTCACTGTCTTTCTTCAGGTTCACTACACAgtaagaataagaaaaaacacaataatatatGAGAAAATTTGCTTACAACTTGTATACATTCCTCATATATTCATCTGGATGATGTCCTTGAGTGTTTTACCATTCTTGGGTAGTACGAATTCCTCCATGTTAGGCACAGGTGTGGGATCCTCCATGTCCTTGGTCAGATCCTCTTCTAGCTCTTCATCCTGTTGTCCACGCCTTCTTCTGTGTGAACACAAACGTGTAGAGCGCTGCTCAGAATCTGTTTCGGGTGATTTGCCTGCAAGTGGTCGGCTCTGACGCTTCCCTTCACACTCGGAGGTAAAATGTGTACACCAAAAACGTTTTTGTGATTGGATGTCAAATACCTGCgctgtatgcacacacacacagagcaatgtcagtgagcaacaaacaggacatcagcagGTCTGCTCATGCTTCTCTAAAACTGGCAACACACTCAGGCGTCTATTTGATGGTTCAGAGCCATCTGAGTCACATTTTTGTAGTTATCTCTTAATTAGCTTAATTACCTTACAGACACGATAAGAGAGACAAAGGCACATATATAATGATTAGTAACTTCACAaagctcagtgtcagagcaacGACTGAAGATTTAAGCCTGTAAATCTCCACAGTGCGCTCACAACCATCAGCTGTTCTCTGCACAGCTTCACTGTGATCATCAACATCAGTGCTGTGCTTAATTAGGTGAATATAATGTGAAATAATGCTGCCCAGACTGCTGTCCTCTGGTTGATACAGCTCATTATAGCTAAAAAAACCACAgcaggtccaaaaacaatcagaacaaacagtaAGCTAAACAGAAACTCAACCATACAACGTCctgtaatccactttgattaaaaactacCTTGACAAAATCGACATTT
The DNA window shown above is from Kryptolebias marmoratus isolate JLee-2015 linkage group LG5, ASM164957v2, whole genome shotgun sequence and carries:
- the smarcc1b gene encoding SWI/SNF complex subunit SMARCC1b encodes the protein MSGGAPFGFPGTSQGSSGMFAHRKKDSSPSAWFWESPDTLAQLELVRQWLGKHYKKYVLVDAPSCQALAAVTLQLLQFQEDAFGRQATNPALTKLPAHCFMDLRPGGGLCHILGTAYKFKVEQGWRRFDLQNPSRTERNVEMFGAIEKAVIQNNCMSLPVVYLDPTVDPELFSRLTGIIIKHKGAVTEDRTVASHHVYVSLASPEEDEWMRPVMRKDKHVLVHWGMHPDSFDSWLSSSDVEGEVEELPHTERPWRVHAGWVLDTDVFNEWMNEEDYCVNERNVPIILRRRIQLHEELDSRSTPAKKRRRSPSPSTEGRKKGKKGRRRGQQDEELEEDLTKDMEDPTPVPNMEEFVLPKNVNLKKDSENTPVKGGIMADLDDQEDDFPGREDEDGRGESSRLSEGEDSITEQTHHIIIPSYTSWFNYNSIHSIEKRALPEFFNGKNKSKSPEIYLAYRNFMIDTYRLNPQEYLSSTSCRRNLTGDVCALIRVHALLEQWGLINYQVDAESRPLPMGPPPTPHFNVLVDTPSGLAPLQHKPLQVSASQHMLFFPEKSREKPSDCQNFGLRTDVYARKHPKTKGANAGREWTEQETLLLLEALEVYREDWNKVSEHVGSRTQDECILHFLRLPIEDPYLEDSSASLGPLAFQPVPFSQSENPVMSTVAFLASVVDPRVASAAAKAALEEFSKAQEESLDKPSELSNPLEKTDATEAEKLDSPQVPVRVDGVKLEPDVAKIEGDRVKREQAENMLEEERDGGDVGDEDESRQDGEGDDGKTVMEMDLVEASVSSAAASALASAASKAKHLAAVEERKIKSLVALLVETQMKKLEIKLRHFEELETIMDREKEALEQQRQQLLAERQTFHTEQLKQAEMKVRQQREQQGQSGYTMQQTGQSMPNRMMPVGGNAQTMAPRHPGAPNGMYPSSQPDGITSAQTAPPSSSHS